The following nucleotide sequence is from Fusobacterium varium.
CTAGATGGTCCACAACCTATTTTAAATAATTCTTTTAAACTATCCACAAATCTGCCTCCTTATCCTATTTTCCTCTTATCTCATCAACTGTTTTAATCTTATAGTTCTTAAATATTATTGAACCTAAGAAACCTGCAAATATTCCTGCTCCTGCACACATTAATGCCACTTTTGTAACTGTTAAAGCATCATTAAATCCGTACATTACCATAAGCCCTGCTATTGGTGTAGCTGTTCCAGTAGCATTATTTATTAAACCAAATAGTGCAACTATTACTCCTGCTAATGCTCCACCTATAAAGTTTGTTACATATACTGGAATTGGGTTAGCTGAAATTATATCTGCTTGAGTTAATGGCTCTATTGCCACTGCTATTGTAGTTTTTCTATCTCCAAATCCCATTCTGTGGAAGAATACTCCATTCATAAAAGATGATCCCATTACTGAAAGAGCCCCTATTGCCATTGGTACTCCTGTAAGTCCAAGCATTGCTGTAAGTGCCATTGATGAAAGAGGTGCAGTAGCTACTACTGTTATAATTCCTCCTAAGATAATTCCCATTAAAATTGGACTTGTATGAGAAGCACTTTCTAATATTCCACCTATATTTAAAAGTGTCGAATTTACTACTGGATTAGAAATTGCTGCTATAAGTCTTGCTAAAGGTGCTATAAAACAGATAATAAATATTAGATCTAGCCCTTGAGGAACAACTTTTTCAATTTTAGGTACTACAAATGATAGTATATATCCTGCTAAGAATCCTGGAAGAATTCCAAATCCTGCAACTGATACTCCTATTAATATTGCATAAGTTGGATTAACTCCCAAAGCAATTGGAACTAATGCTCCTGCTGCAACTCCACCCATTGAACCTGCTGCTTGTCCAACTCCTTTTAAAAACTCAACTCCTAAAAGATCTCCTCCTACATAAAGTTGAAATGCCTCAACTAGAAAGCTTGCTGTTGCTGCTCCTGCTAATGCTCCCATAGCCTTCATACCCTTAGGCATCTTTAAACTAAATAGTGAAAAACCTGCTAATACTACAAGTAATAAAACAACTCCTTTTAAAATTTCCATTTTTGTCTCCTTTTACCCTTATCTTTTTAATTTAAACTTAACTTTGTATAGTTTAACAACACTTATTATTCTCTTAGTGAACAATAGATGTTTTTTTGACATAAAAAAATTACAGGAAGATTATAGCATAGAGATCATATTATTTCAATGATTTTTTTCATTATTTTGAAAATTGTTTCAGTTTAAACTATAATTTTTTCCTTCAATATGCTATTTTTCGCTATTTTTTATACTAAAATGAAATTATATTATAGTGATATTATTTTAACTTTTTTATAAAATGTGATATAATTATAAGGAATTATTTTTATTTAATGGAGGTTATACTTTAATGAAATTAGGGGAAAAGATCAAGGCTATAAGAAAAAAATTAGGATACACTCTTCAAGAACTTTCAGAAAAGACAGAGTTATCAATCGGTTTTTTAAGTAATATTGAAAGAGATCTAAATAGCCCTTCAATTAGTAATCTACAACAGATTTGCCAAGCTCTTAATGTAAACTTAATGGAAATTTTAGACAATACTCTCAATCTATCTCCTGTTACTAAAAAAGAGGAGAGAGAGGAAATTTTTGTAAATATGGAATCTCATGTAAAAGTTGAAAGTTTACTTAATGGAAAATCAAATTTTAATGGTATAGCTATAACTATTGAAGGTGGAGATACATTTAGTGACATGTCTTGGGGGCACTCATATTCAGAAATTGGAGTTGTTATCACTGGTGAATTAGAAATTGAAGTGGATAAGGAGATATTTTTATTAAAAGAGGGAGACTCTATTGTTATCAAAGAGGGAGCTCCTCATAGATATAAAAATCCTAAAGATACTCCATCAGTAGTATATTGGTTCTCAAGTAAAAAATAATTTTTCAAAATAATGGAATTTCATTAAAATGAAAAGTAGGAGTTAACAATGGAAATTATAACTTTAATTGAAAATAATCTTGGAAAAAATAAAAATCTAAAAAATGAATTTGGACTCTCTTTTTTTATCAAAGATAATGATATTGAACTTATCTTTGATACTGGACAAACAGGGCTATTTTTTCATAATTTTAAAGAGTTAAATATTGTTCCTAATAATATAAAACATATTGTTTTAAGCCATAGTCATTATGATCATACTGGTGGTTTAAAAACTTTTATTGAAAACTCCAATAAAGATTTTACTCTATATGTTACACCAAAATTTTTTCAGGAAAAATATAGAATAAAACCTGAAATAAAAGAGTTTTTAGGGAATAATTTTGATTTTGAATATTTAGAAAAAAACAATATAGATATTAAATATATTTTTAATGGTTTTAAGATTTCAAAAAATATAGTTTTTTTCACAGATTTTAAAAGTTATTTTGATTTTGAACCACCTGCTGAATATTATTTTAAAAAAATCGGAGATTCTTTTATTTTAGATCATATGAATGATGAGTTAGTTATAGGTTTAGATACTCCAAAGGGAATGGTTTTAATTTGTGGTTATTCTCATATAGGAATTTGTAATATTATTGAGAGTATAACTAACGAAACTGGAAAAAATATCTATGGAGTTATTGGGGGACTACATCTTTCAAGAGCTAGTGATGAAAGAATTGAAAAAACTGCACAATATTTTATGGAAAAAAATATTAAATTTTTAGCTGTTTCCCATTGTACTGGAGAAAAAGCATTGAACTATTTTAAAAATTTAGATATTAAGTTAATATCTAATAATACTGGAGATGAAATTATATTTTAATTAGTTGGAGCTGATAAATATCAGCTCTTTTTTTATTGAACTATATCAACTTTTTATACTTCGATAAAATTAGATACATTTATTTTAAAATTAGATTATTTCTTTTAATTTTAAATCACTTTATACTTGAATTTTAATAAAAAATATGTATAATCTAATTAGTATCAATAAAAAATAATATTTTTTATATTTTGCTCAAAAATCTAGTAAATCATAAGGAAAGGTGAAAAAACTATGAGAGAAATTTTTGAAATCAGGTGGCATGGAAGAGGGGGACAAGGTGCTAAAACAGCATCTCTTCTTTTAGCTGATGCTGCATTTAGTGATGGAATGTATGTACAAGGTTTCCCAGAATATGGACCTGAAAGAATGGGAGCTCCTATAACAGCTTACAATCGTATATCTAAAAATAGAGTAACTGTACACTCTAATATATATGAGCCAGATTTCGTTGTAGTTGTTGACGAAACTCTTATTGAAAGTGTTGATGTTACAAAGGGATTAAAAGAGGATGGAGCTATTATTATAAATAGTTCAAAATCTGCATCTGAATTTAAACCATTATTAAAAGGTTACAAAGGAAGAGTTTATACTTGTGATGCTAGAACAATCTCTGAAGAAACACTTGGTAAAAATTTCCCTAATACTCCTATGTTAGGGGCAGTAGTAAAAGTTAGTGAAGTTATGGAAGAAGAAGCATTTTTAAATGCTATGGAAGAATCTTTTAAACATAAATTTGCAAGTAAACCTGAAGTATTAAAAGGAAATATGGAAGCATTAACTCGTTCTATGAGAGAGGTGAAAGAATAATGAAAAATAAAGCTGGTGTACCTATTACTGAAGAGATAACTTGGCAAGATATAACTCCAGGTGGAATAGTTTATGAAGCTGGAAGTGCAGCTCATTTTAAAACAGGAGACTGGAGATCTATGAAACCTGTGTTTTT
It contains:
- a CDS encoding PTS sugar transporter subunit IIC, with translation MEILKGVVLLLVVLAGFSLFSLKMPKGMKAMGALAGAATASFLVEAFQLYVGGDLLGVEFLKGVGQAAGSMGGVAAGALVPIALGVNPTYAILIGVSVAGFGILPGFLAGYILSFVVPKIEKVVPQGLDLIFIICFIAPLARLIAAISNPVVNSTLLNIGGILESASHTSPILMGIILGGIITVVATAPLSSMALTAMLGLTGVPMAIGALSVMGSSFMNGVFFHRMGFGDRKTTIAVAIEPLTQADIISANPIPVYVTNFIGGALAGVIVALFGLINNATGTATPIAGLMVMYGFNDALTVTKVALMCAGAGIFAGFLGSIIFKNYKIKTVDEIRGK
- a CDS encoding cupin domain-containing protein yields the protein MKLGEKIKAIRKKLGYTLQELSEKTELSIGFLSNIERDLNSPSISNLQQICQALNVNLMEILDNTLNLSPVTKKEEREEIFVNMESHVKVESLLNGKSNFNGIAITIEGGDTFSDMSWGHSYSEIGVVITGELEIEVDKEIFLLKEGDSIVIKEGAPHRYKNPKDTPSVVYWFSSKK
- a CDS encoding MBL fold metallo-hydrolase codes for the protein MEIITLIENNLGKNKNLKNEFGLSFFIKDNDIELIFDTGQTGLFFHNFKELNIVPNNIKHIVLSHSHYDHTGGLKTFIENSNKDFTLYVTPKFFQEKYRIKPEIKEFLGNNFDFEYLEKNNIDIKYIFNGFKISKNIVFFTDFKSYFDFEPPAEYYFKKIGDSFILDHMNDELVIGLDTPKGMVLICGYSHIGICNIIESITNETGKNIYGVIGGLHLSRASDERIEKTAQYFMEKNIKFLAVSHCTGEKALNYFKNLDIKLISNNTGDEIIF
- a CDS encoding 2-oxoacid:acceptor oxidoreductase family protein; its protein translation is MREIFEIRWHGRGGQGAKTASLLLADAAFSDGMYVQGFPEYGPERMGAPITAYNRISKNRVTVHSNIYEPDFVVVVDETLIESVDVTKGLKEDGAIIINSSKSASEFKPLLKGYKGRVYTCDARTISEETLGKNFPNTPMLGAVVKVSEVMEEEAFLNAMEESFKHKFASKPEVLKGNMEALTRSMREVKE